The Nitrospirota bacterium genome includes a window with the following:
- the lepA gene encoding translation elongation factor 4 gives MQSLIRNFSIIAHIDHGKSTLADRILDATGAVTAREAKEQILDAMDLERERGITIKAHAVAIKYRAKDGKTYSLHLIDTPGHVDFTYEVSRSLAACEGALLLVDATQGVQAQTIANVNLAMANNLTIIPVINKIDLASADVEGTKQSISDVLMLDATDALLISAKEGKGVPEVLEAVIERIPPPSGDPTAPLKALIFDSWFDNYQGVIVLARIVDGSVRPGMKIKVMSNERVFEVMEVGQFSPKRTKKTELLTGEAGYLCANMREVADVKIGDTLTDAVTPTSTPFPGYKEVKPLVFCGLYPTDTARYEDLRDALVKLRLNDSSFVYEPETSLALGFGFRCGFLGLLHMEIIQERLEREYNLTLLTTAPTVVYRVLLTNGEVMEVNNPSQLPPPSSIESFEEPFILASVITPERYMGAIIQLCQERRGIQRGIQFLDPTRVTISYEMPLNEVILDFYDKLKSRTQGYASLDYELLGYRPSDLVRLDILLNGESVDALSFITHKDRSIQRGRQLAEKMKELIPRQMYEIAIQAAIGSKVIARETIGAMKKNVLAKCYGGDISRKRKLLDKQKEGKKRMKSVGNVEVPQEAFLAILKVGDE, from the coding sequence CATCACGATCAAGGCTCATGCGGTCGCGATCAAGTATCGGGCCAAAGACGGGAAGACCTACTCCTTGCATTTGATCGATACGCCTGGTCACGTGGACTTCACCTATGAGGTCTCACGCAGTCTTGCTGCATGCGAAGGAGCGCTCTTGCTCGTCGATGCTACACAGGGTGTGCAGGCGCAAACTATTGCCAATGTGAATTTGGCCATGGCGAACAATCTTACGATCATTCCGGTTATCAATAAGATCGATCTGGCCAGCGCCGACGTCGAGGGCACCAAACAATCGATTTCCGACGTGCTGATGCTGGATGCGACCGATGCCCTCTTGATCAGCGCAAAAGAGGGCAAGGGCGTGCCGGAGGTGCTGGAGGCCGTCATCGAGCGGATTCCGCCGCCTTCCGGAGATCCTACTGCGCCGCTGAAGGCGCTCATCTTCGATTCCTGGTTCGACAATTATCAGGGCGTGATCGTGTTGGCCCGGATCGTCGATGGCTCCGTGCGGCCCGGCATGAAGATCAAAGTCATGTCGAACGAGCGGGTGTTCGAAGTGATGGAAGTCGGACAATTCAGCCCGAAGCGAACGAAGAAGACCGAGCTCTTGACCGGCGAAGCGGGCTATCTCTGCGCCAATATGCGGGAAGTCGCGGACGTGAAGATCGGCGATACCCTCACGGATGCGGTGACGCCCACGAGTACGCCGTTCCCCGGCTATAAAGAAGTGAAGCCGCTGGTGTTCTGCGGGCTCTATCCCACCGACACGGCCCGGTACGAAGATTTGCGGGATGCGCTGGTCAAGCTGCGGTTGAACGACTCCTCGTTCGTCTATGAGCCGGAAACGTCGCTGGCTTTGGGGTTCGGGTTCCGTTGCGGCTTCCTGGGTCTCCTCCACATGGAAATCATCCAGGAGCGCCTCGAACGCGAATACAACCTGACATTGCTCACCACCGCGCCGACCGTCGTCTATCGCGTGTTGCTGACCAATGGCGAGGTGATGGAGGTCAATAATCCCTCGCAGCTCCCGCCCCCCAGCAGCATCGAATCGTTCGAGGAGCCGTTCATTCTGGCCTCGGTCATTACGCCGGAACGGTACATGGGGGCCATCATCCAGCTCTGTCAGGAGCGCCGTGGCATTCAGCGGGGCATTCAATTCCTCGACCCGACGCGGGTGACGATCAGTTACGAAATGCCGCTCAACGAAGTCATTCTCGATTTTTACGACAAGCTTAAGTCGCGCACGCAGGGCTATGCCTCGCTGGACTATGAATTGCTCGGCTATCGCCCGTCCGATCTCGTGCGGCTCGACATCCTCTTGAATGGCGAATCGGTCGACGCCTTGTCCTTCATTACCCATAAAGATCGGTCCATTCAGCGCGGACGTCAGCTGGCCGAGAAAATGAAGGAACTCATTCCCCGGCAGATGTACGAGATCGCCATTCAGGCGGCGATCGGGAGCAAGGTCATCGCGCGCGAGACGATCGGCGCCATGAAGAAGAACGTCTTGGCGAAATGCTATGGCGGCGATATTTCGCGAAAGCGCAAGCTCCTCGATAAACAGAAGGAAGGCAAGAAGCGCATGAAATCCGTGGGGAACGTGGAAGTGCCGCAAGAGGCTTTCCTTGCCATCTTGAAAGTTGGTGACGAGTGA